A window from Pseudooceanicola algae encodes these proteins:
- a CDS encoding GNAT family N-acetyltransferase encodes MITVTPAAATDPEAVRLLDASQALMKQLYKPEENNFLSHAALSRPDIRFFLARSGDEVLGCGALQIKSGYGEIKSFYTDEAARGRGVGSALLTRIEDEARANALPILRLETGDALAAACRLYEARGYARCGAFGDYADNGVSVFMEKTLPPAQADAG; translated from the coding sequence ATGATCACCGTCACCCCTGCCGCCGCGACGGACCCGGAGGCGGTCCGGCTTCTCGATGCCTCGCAGGCCCTGATGAAACAGCTTTACAAGCCCGAGGAAAACAATTTCCTCAGCCACGCCGCGCTCAGCCGCCCGGATATCCGCTTTTTCCTGGCCCGCAGCGGTGACGAGGTTCTCGGCTGCGGCGCCCTGCAGATCAAATCCGGCTATGGCGAGATCAAGAGCTTCTACACCGACGAAGCCGCCCGTGGCCGTGGCGTCGGCTCGGCCCTGCTGACCCGGATCGAAGACGAAGCCCGCGCCAATGCCCTGCCCATCCTGCGCCTTGAAACCGGTGACGCCCTTGCGGCGGCCTGCCGTCTTTACGAGGCAAGGGGATATGCCCGCTGCGGCGCCTTCGGCGATTACGCGGACAATGGCGTGTCGGTCTTCATGGAAAAGACGCTGCCCCCGGCACAAGCGGACGCCGGATAG
- a CDS encoding chromosome segregation SMC family protein, translating to MHFSRIRLTGFKSFVDPTDLIIHDGLTGVVGPNGCGKSNLLEALRWVMGENRPTAMRGGGMEDVIFAGAATRPARNFAEVSLHIDNRNRLAPPGFNDEDQIEIVRRITRDVGSAYKANARDVRARDVQMLFADASTGAHSPALVRQGQISELINAKPKNRRRILEEAAGISGLYQRRHEAELKLKGAEQNLLRVDDVIEQLAQQLATLDRQARQAARYRAIGTDLRRAEGMLLYRRWREADEARNAALTELRTRSTAASAAERAAREAEAARATGEEGLPPLREDQAIAAAILQRLIVERDSLKEQQDRAAQTIVTLKSRIEQLVRDREREAGLNKDAGETIERLDWEAREIAKAHDGHPDRLAEAAELSQEAASVLTEREADLSQLTEDVARLSARHQSAHRLLEDSRKTLARSEAQQGEARAAVSAARDSAELAGETFEEAVEAEDMAREAAEAAEEALSAAEDARADAQSEEADARAARASAEGEVNALDAQVRSLARLVDREAGDGKQILDSLRVDPGFEKALGAALADDLKAPLVAGDGPSGWVDLPGYDSAQALPDGAAPLSDHVTVPGVLGRRIAQIGLVDAATGATLQAALKPGQRLVTRDGDLWRWDGYRAWAEDAPSAAALRLQQMNRLAELRGELAEAEARAEDARATHEGLSARLADLSAADKAARQARAEADRGLAEAARRLSRAEADRNLAASKLESLGLAVARHEDEAMAARSQVKDAEKAVAGLENLEDARAAIEQIRMAVEAARMAMMSRRAAHDEIRREGEARTKRRQEITKEVSGWRHRLDSADRRIAELDERREEAEDQLYDAMAAPEELDAKHAALSAEITTCDRRKTEATDKLTGAEAALREAVATEREAERLASEAREARARAEARADAAAEGVTHAAERIAEAQEMTPKQLLESLDADPESMPASDEIEVDVNRLKRQRDALGAVNLRAEEDATEVREEHGTLVTEKADLEEAIRQLRHGIAGLNREGRERLLAAFEEVNANFSTLFRHLFNGGEASLVLVESDDPLEAGLEIMCQPPGKKLSTLSLLSGGEQTLTALALIFGVFLVTPAPICVLDEVDAPLDDANVTRFCDLLDEMCRRTNTRFLIITHHAVTMARMDRLFGVTMQEQGVSQLVSVDLKKAEALVA from the coding sequence TTGCACTTTTCCCGCATCAGGCTCACCGGCTTCAAAAGCTTTGTCGACCCGACCGACCTGATCATCCACGACGGGCTGACCGGCGTTGTCGGGCCGAACGGCTGCGGCAAGTCCAACCTGCTGGAGGCCCTGCGCTGGGTCATGGGGGAAAACCGCCCGACTGCCATGCGGGGCGGCGGGATGGAGGACGTGATCTTTGCCGGGGCCGCCACCCGCCCGGCGCGGAACTTTGCCGAGGTCAGCCTGCATATCGACAACCGCAACCGGCTGGCGCCACCGGGGTTCAACGACGAAGACCAGATCGAGATCGTGCGCCGGATCACCCGCGACGTGGGCAGCGCCTACAAGGCCAATGCGCGCGACGTGCGGGCGCGCGATGTGCAGATGCTTTTCGCGGATGCCTCGACGGGCGCGCATAGTCCGGCGCTGGTGCGTCAGGGGCAGATCAGCGAGCTGATCAACGCCAAACCCAAGAACAGGCGGCGCATTCTGGAAGAGGCGGCGGGGATCTCGGGCCTTTATCAGCGTCGCCACGAGGCCGAGCTGAAGCTGAAGGGGGCCGAACAGAACCTGCTGCGGGTCGACGACGTGATCGAACAGCTGGCTCAGCAATTGGCGACGCTGGACCGTCAGGCGCGGCAGGCGGCGCGCTATCGGGCCATCGGTACCGATCTGCGGCGCGCCGAGGGCATGTTGCTTTATCGGCGCTGGCGCGAAGCGGACGAGGCGCGCAATGCCGCGCTGACCGAATTGCGTACCCGTTCCACCGCCGCCTCGGCCGCCGAACGTGCCGCGCGCGAGGCCGAGGCTGCCCGCGCCACCGGCGAAGAAGGCCTGCCGCCGCTGCGCGAGGATCAGGCCATCGCTGCCGCCATCCTGCAACGCCTGATCGTCGAGCGGGATTCGCTGAAGGAACAGCAGGACCGCGCGGCCCAGACCATCGTGACGCTGAAATCCCGGATCGAGCAGCTTGTGCGCGACCGGGAACGCGAAGCCGGGCTCAACAAGGATGCGGGCGAGACCATCGAACGGCTCGACTGGGAAGCGCGCGAAATCGCCAAGGCCCATGACGGCCATCCCGACCGGCTGGCCGAAGCGGCGGAATTGTCGCAAGAGGCCGCCTCGGTCCTGACAGAGCGCGAAGCGGACCTGTCGCAGCTGACCGAAGACGTCGCCCGCCTGTCGGCCCGCCACCAATCGGCGCATCGACTGCTGGAGGACAGCCGCAAGACCCTGGCGCGCAGCGAAGCGCAACAGGGCGAAGCCCGCGCTGCGGTCTCTGCCGCCCGGGACAGTGCCGAACTGGCCGGCGAAACCTTCGAGGAGGCGGTCGAGGCCGAAGACATGGCACGCGAAGCCGCTGAAGCCGCCGAAGAGGCCCTGTCGGCAGCCGAAGATGCCCGCGCGGATGCGCAATCCGAAGAGGCCGACGCCCGTGCCGCCCGTGCCTCGGCAGAAGGCGAAGTGAATGCGCTTGATGCCCAGGTCCGCTCATTGGCGCGGCTGGTCGATCGCGAGGCGGGGGATGGCAAGCAGATCCTCGACAGCCTGCGGGTCGATCCCGGCTTCGAGAAGGCTCTGGGTGCGGCGCTGGCCGATGACCTGAAGGCGCCGCTGGTGGCAGGCGACGGGCCCTCGGGCTGGGTCGATCTACCGGGTTACGACAGTGCGCAGGCCTTGCCCGACGGGGCCGCGCCGCTGTCGGATCATGTCACGGTGCCGGGCGTGCTGGGGCGCCGGATCGCCCAGATCGGGCTGGTCGATGCAGCGACGGGCGCGACCCTTCAGGCGGCGCTGAAACCGGGTCAGCGGCTGGTCACGCGGGATGGCGACCTTTGGCGCTGGGACGGCTACCGCGCCTGGGCCGAAGACGCGCCCTCGGCCGCCGCGCTGCGGCTGCAACAGATGAACCGGCTTGCCGAACTGCGCGGTGAACTGGCCGAGGCCGAGGCCCGCGCCGAAGACGCCCGTGCCACCCACGAAGGCCTGTCGGCGCGCCTTGCCGACCTGTCGGCGGCGGACAAGGCCGCCCGGCAGGCCCGCGCCGAAGCCGACCGCGGCCTGGCCGAAGCGGCTCGTCGCCTCAGCCGCGCCGAGGCCGATCGCAATCTTGCGGCCAGCAAGCTGGAATCTCTCGGGCTGGCGGTGGCGCGTCACGAAGACGAAGCCATGGCCGCGCGGTCTCAGGTCAAGGATGCCGAAAAGGCTGTGGCGGGGCTCGAGAACCTTGAAGACGCCCGCGCGGCGATTGAACAGATCCGCATGGCTGTGGAAGCCGCGCGGATGGCGATGATGTCCCGCCGCGCTGCCCATGACGAGATCCGCCGCGAAGGCGAGGCGCGCACCAAGCGTCGTCAGGAAATCACCAAGGAAGTCAGCGGCTGGCGTCACCGCCTCGACAGCGCGGACCGCCGGATCGCGGAACTGGACGAACGCCGGGAAGAGGCCGAGGATCAGCTTTACGACGCCATGGCCGCGCCGGAAGAACTGGACGCCAAACATGCCGCCCTGAGCGCCGAGATCACGACCTGCGACCGCCGCAAGACCGAGGCCACCGACAAGCTGACCGGCGCCGAGGCCGCCCTGCGCGAAGCCGTCGCCACCGAACGCGAGGCAGAGCGCCTTGCCTCGGAAGCGCGCGAGGCCCGCGCCCGCGCCGAGGCCCGCGCCGATGCCGCCGCCGAAGGCGTGACCCATGCCGCCGAACGCATCGCCGAGGCGCAGGAAATGACGCCGAAGCAGCTTCTGGAAAGCCTGGACGCAGACCCCGAGTCCATGCCCGCGTCGGACGAGATCGAGGTCGATGTGAACCGCCTGAAACGCCAGCGCGACGCGCTGGGTGCGGTCAACCTGCGGGCCGAGGAGGACGCCACCGAAGTGCGCGAGGAACACGGCACGCTGGTCACCGAAAAAGCCGACCTCGAAGAGGCGATCCGCCAGTTGCGCCACGGGATTGCCGGGTTGAACCGGGAAGGCCGCGAAAGGCTGCTGGCCGCCTTCGAAGAGGTAAATGCCAATTTCTCGACCCTGTTCCGCCATCTGTTCAACGGCGGCGAAGCCAGCCTTGTACTGGTCGAAAGCGATGACCCCCTGGAAGCCGGGCTCGAGATCATGTGCCAGCCACCGGGCAAGAAGCTGTCGACCCTGTCGCTGCTGTCGGGCGGTGAACAGACGCTGACGGCGCTGGCGTTGATCTTTGGCGTCTTCCTTGTCACACCTGCGCCGATCTGCGTGCTGGACGAGGTCGACGCGCCGCTTGATGACGCCAACGTCACGCGGTTTTGCGACCTTCTGGACGAGATGTGCCGCCGGACCAACACCCGCTTTCTGATCATCACGCACCACGCGGTGACGATGGCGCGCATGGATCGGCTGTTCGGCGTTACGATGCAGGAACAGGGCGTCAGTCAGCTGGTGTCTGTCGACCTCAAGAAGGCCGAAGCGCTGGTTGCGTGA
- a CDS encoding CbtA family protein — MFSKIFTSALFAGFLAGLIAAALQLVFVEPVLLHAELYEGGTLVHFGAEAVSAHQDLGPFDMVRNGLSVLFMALVYVAYALALVAFMSIAQDRHGATIDGRHGILWGIAGFVTVHMAPAFGLPPELPGVAAADLLQRQIWWGCTVVATGAALWLVAFGKGPVAWGIAVLLLLAPQVIGAPEPDVFIGPVPPELGSHFASRALGVGLAAWVLTGLFAGHFWQRETASGAARAAA; from the coding sequence ATGTTCAGCAAAATTTTTACCAGCGCGTTGTTCGCTGGCTTCCTCGCCGGGCTGATCGCCGCGGCGTTGCAACTCGTGTTCGTCGAGCCCGTCCTGCTTCATGCCGAGCTTTACGAGGGCGGCACCCTTGTCCATTTCGGGGCCGAAGCGGTCAGCGCCCATCAGGATCTTGGGCCCTTCGACATGGTCCGCAACGGGCTGAGCGTGCTGTTCATGGCGCTGGTCTATGTCGCCTATGCGCTCGCGCTGGTGGCCTTCATGTCCATCGCGCAGGACCGTCACGGCGCGACCATCGACGGCCGGCACGGGATCCTCTGGGGCATCGCGGGCTTTGTCACCGTTCATATGGCCCCCGCCTTCGGCCTGCCGCCGGAACTGCCCGGCGTCGCCGCCGCCGACCTGCTGCAACGCCAGATCTGGTGGGGCTGCACGGTGGTGGCTACGGGGGCAGCGCTCTGGCTGGTCGCCTTTGGCAAGGGTCCCGTGGCCTGGGGCATCGCGGTCCTGCTGCTGCTGGCCCCGCAGGTGATCGGCGCGCCGGAACCCGATGTCTTCATCGGCCCGGTCCCGCCGGAGCTTGGCAGCCATTTCGCCAGCCGCGCGCTTGGCGTCGGCCTTGCCGCCTGGGTGCTGACGGGTCTTTTCGCCGGCCACTTCTGGCAGCGCGAGACGGCAAGCGGCGCAGCCCGTGCGGCCGCCTGA
- the cobD gene encoding threonine-phosphate decarboxylase CobD — MTSRPKADGPRDHGGNLDAAIARFGGAREDWLDLSTGINPVPYPLPDFPAGSWTALPDHTAQDALLKAARRFWSLPSEAAILAVPGASAAIAHLPLLAPSGTVHIPAPTYNEHAASFARCGWQISAQDRPDATARVLVHPNNPTGAFHDLPGAGPLTVIDESFCDIAPDRSLVDHATHPNTLILKSFGKFWGLAGLRLGFVIAAPDMIARLADMLGPWPVSGPALEVGRRALSDPDWAEATRARLTRDAARMDAILAAAGATIHGGTPLFRLYDCDDPEALQTHLASHWIWSRTFPYSGRWIRLGLPPEPGFARLEQAMA; from the coding sequence ATGACCTCTCGACCCAAGGCCGACGGCCCGCGCGATCACGGCGGCAATCTGGACGCGGCCATTGCCCGGTTCGGCGGGGCGCGCGAAGACTGGCTCGACCTGTCCACGGGCATCAATCCAGTGCCCTACCCGCTGCCCGATTTCCCCGCTGGCAGCTGGACAGCCCTGCCCGATCACACCGCGCAAGATGCCCTGCTAAAGGCCGCCCGCCGCTTCTGGTCCCTCCCCTCCGAGGCCGCGATCCTCGCCGTCCCCGGCGCCTCTGCCGCCATCGCGCATCTGCCGCTTCTGGCCCCTTCCGGCACGGTCCACATCCCTGCGCCCACCTATAACGAGCACGCCGCCAGCTTTGCGCGCTGCGGCTGGCAGATCAGTGCGCAGGACAGGCCCGACGCCACCGCCCGCGTCCTTGTGCACCCCAACAACCCCACCGGCGCCTTTCACGATCTGCCCGGCGCCGGCCCGCTGACCGTGATCGACGAGAGCTTCTGCGACATCGCGCCGGATCGCTCCCTTGTCGACCATGCGACCCACCCCAACACCTTGATCCTGAAAAGCTTTGGCAAGTTCTGGGGCCTCGCGGGTCTGCGCCTCGGCTTCGTCATCGCCGCTCCCGACATGATCGCCCGGCTGGCCGACATGCTCGGGCCATGGCCCGTTTCCGGCCCGGCGCTGGAGGTCGGTCGCCGCGCCCTGTCGGACCCCGACTGGGCCGAAGCAACACGCGCGCGCCTGACGCGGGACGCCGCCCGAATGGACGCGATCCTGGCCGCCGCCGGTGCCACGATCCACGGCGGTACACCGCTGTTTCGCCTATACGATTGCGACGATCCCGAAGCCCTGCAAACCCATCTGGCAAGCCATTGGATCTGGAGCCGCACCTTCCCCTATTCCGGCCGCTGGATCCGTCTTGGCCTGCCGCCCGAACCCGGTTTCGCCCGCCTTGAACAGGCCATGGCATGA
- a CDS encoding lytic murein transglycosylase, whose protein sequence is MTIRSLIASLALALPAPALAQSCGGSFSGFIQGLASEAMQRGHAQATVQSFFAGVAQDPKVLEADRRQGVFQLDFTSFARRLISQNRIETGQAKARQYASVFDTIERSYGVPRGILLAFWAFETDYGGFQGDFNTLNALVTLSHDCRRPELFRPQVFAALELYEKGDFSPGGTTGAWAGEIGMVQMLPGDILENGVDGDGDGHVRLKTSPPDALMSGAKMLRGLGWQPNQPWLQEIRLPAQMDWAQTGLTTTKGASDWQRLGVTPRSGQWQASNLPGSIILPQGRNGPAFLAYPNFSTLFEWNQSFTYVLTAAYFATRFSGAPVFDAGNPAPGLSGQDMLSLQRKLVAMGYDVGAVDGILGEKTRESVQSVQQRLGLPADAWPTQDLLNRL, encoded by the coding sequence ATGACCATCCGCAGCCTGATCGCCAGCCTCGCGCTGGCGCTTCCCGCCCCGGCGCTTGCGCAAAGCTGCGGTGGCAGCTTTTCCGGCTTCATCCAGGGCCTTGCCAGTGAAGCAATGCAACGCGGCCATGCCCAGGCGACGGTGCAAAGCTTCTTCGCCGGTGTCGCGCAAGACCCCAAGGTGCTCGAAGCGGACCGGCGCCAGGGTGTCTTTCAGCTGGATTTCACCAGCTTCGCCCGGCGCCTGATCTCGCAGAACCGGATCGAGACGGGGCAAGCCAAGGCCCGACAATATGCCTCTGTCTTCGACACGATCGAGCGCAGCTACGGCGTGCCACGCGGCATCCTTCTGGCCTTCTGGGCCTTTGAAACAGATTACGGTGGCTTCCAGGGCGATTTCAACACGCTGAACGCGCTGGTCACCCTGTCGCACGATTGCCGGCGCCCGGAATTGTTCCGGCCTCAGGTATTCGCGGCGCTGGAGCTCTACGAAAAGGGCGACTTTTCCCCCGGCGGCACCACCGGCGCCTGGGCGGGCGAAATCGGCATGGTACAGATGCTACCGGGCGACATCTTGGAAAACGGGGTAGATGGCGACGGCGACGGCCATGTGCGGCTGAAAACCTCGCCCCCGGATGCGCTGATGTCAGGCGCAAAGATGCTGCGCGGCCTCGGCTGGCAGCCCAATCAACCCTGGCTGCAGGAAATCCGCCTGCCCGCGCAGATGGACTGGGCGCAAACCGGCCTGACCACGACCAAAGGCGCCAGCGACTGGCAACGCCTTGGTGTCACGCCCCGGTCAGGCCAATGGCAGGCCAGCAACCTGCCCGGTTCGATCATCCTGCCGCAGGGCCGCAACGGACCGGCCTTCCTTGCCTATCCGAATTTCTCGACCCTCTTCGAATGGAACCAAAGCTTCACCTATGTACTGACCGCCGCCTATTTCGCGACCCGGTTCTCCGGCGCACCCGTGTTCGATGCTGGCAACCCGGCACCCGGGCTGTCGGGGCAGGACATGCTGTCCCTCCAACGCAAACTGGTCGCCATGGGCTACGACGTCGGCGCGGTCGACGGGATCCTTGGCGAAAAGACCCGGGAAAGCGTGCAATCCGTCCAACAGCGCCTCGGCCTTCCCGCAGATGCCTGGCCGACGCAGGACCTTCTGAACAGGCTCTAG
- the cbiB gene encoding adenosylcobinamide-phosphate synthase CbiB codes for MSTPLILFCALLLDALLGEPAWAWARWPHPAVLMGRLIGWADTRFNQGGLRRLKGVLLVFALIVTGWLAGGLIAAFGWLPQLVVAAILLAQKSLIDHVRAVADGLRMSLPQGRRAVARIVGRDTKGIEVPAVARAAIESAAENASDGVVAPAFWFLIGGLPAMLIYKLINTADSMIGHRTPRHAQFGWAAARMDDLLNLLPARLTALLLALLSGCLNNWPQIAQDARLHRSPNAGWPEAAMARALHVALSGPRAYHGEMQPLAWIHPKGSRSPGPAEIDSACARLWQLWAALLALCLLLWLIGAIL; via the coding sequence ATGAGCACCCCGCTTATCCTGTTCTGCGCCCTGCTGCTCGACGCCCTGCTGGGGGAACCCGCCTGGGCCTGGGCGCGCTGGCCGCATCCGGCCGTGCTGATGGGCCGGTTGATCGGCTGGGCCGACACCCGGTTCAACCAAGGCGGCCTGCGCCGCCTCAAGGGGGTGCTGCTGGTTTTTGCGCTGATCGTCACGGGATGGCTTGCGGGCGGCCTGATCGCCGCTTTCGGCTGGCTGCCGCAGCTTGTCGTCGCCGCGATCCTGCTGGCGCAGAAATCGCTGATCGACCATGTCCGCGCCGTGGCCGACGGGCTGCGCATGTCCCTGCCGCAGGGCCGGCGTGCCGTCGCCCGGATCGTCGGTCGCGACACCAAAGGGATCGAGGTCCCTGCCGTCGCCCGTGCCGCCATCGAAAGTGCCGCCGAAAATGCCTCGGACGGAGTCGTGGCCCCGGCCTTCTGGTTCCTGATCGGCGGGCTACCGGCCATGCTGATCTACAAGCTGATCAATACCGCCGACAGCATGATCGGCCACCGCACCCCCCGCCATGCGCAGTTCGGCTGGGCAGCCGCCCGCATGGACGATCTGCTTAACCTTTTGCCCGCGCGACTCACCGCCCTGCTTCTGGCGCTTCTTTCGGGATGTCTGAACAATTGGCCACAGATTGCACAGGACGCGCGCCTTCACCGCTCTCCCAACGCCGGCTGGCCCGAAGCGGCGATGGCCCGCGCGCTTCACGTCGCGCTGTCGGGTCCCCGCGCCTATCACGGCGAAATGCAGCCGCTTGCCTGGATCCACCCCAAGGGCAGCCGCAGCCCCGGCCCCGCCGAAATCGACTCCGCCTGCGCCCGGCTCTGGCAGCTTTGGGCGGCGCTTCTGGCGCTCTGCCTCCTGCTCTGGCTGATCGGCGCAATCCTGTAG
- the cobW gene encoding cobalamin biosynthesis protein CobW encodes MPAKIQATVITGFLGAGKTTLIRHLLANAGGRRIALIINEFGDLGVDGDILKGCGDATCREEDIVELSNGCICCTVAEDFIPTMEALLARPDRPDHIVIETSGLALPQPLIRAFNWPAISTKVTVDGVVTVVDGKAVTEGRFAHDETAVAAARAADDSIDHETPLAELFEDQLACADMIVVNKSDLLTSTELSSTMEALKSGARASVQLVSSAMGALPADVLLGMQTGAEADMEARHEVHHHHHHDDDAEDDDHHHHHDHDDFESFVVTRPEITDPKAFCLQVAEVIRAHDILRLKGFAAVTGKPMRLTIQAVGPRIDSYFDQPFGSTPRETRLVVIGQAGLDRAAIEKALSA; translated from the coding sequence ATGCCCGCCAAGATCCAAGCCACCGTCATCACCGGTTTCCTCGGCGCCGGAAAGACCACCCTGATCCGCCATCTGCTGGCCAATGCCGGTGGCCGGCGGATCGCGCTGATCATCAACGAATTCGGCGATCTCGGCGTTGATGGCGACATCCTCAAGGGCTGCGGCGATGCCACCTGCCGCGAGGAAGACATCGTCGAGCTGTCCAACGGCTGCATCTGCTGCACCGTTGCCGAAGACTTCATCCCCACGATGGAGGCCCTGCTGGCCCGCCCCGACCGTCCCGATCATATCGTGATCGAAACCTCGGGCCTCGCCTTGCCGCAACCGCTGATCCGCGCGTTCAACTGGCCCGCGATCTCGACAAAGGTGACGGTGGACGGCGTGGTGACCGTGGTCGATGGCAAGGCCGTGACCGAGGGCCGTTTTGCCCATGACGAAACCGCCGTGGCCGCCGCCCGGGCCGCCGATGACAGCATCGACCATGAAACCCCGCTGGCCGAATTGTTCGAGGACCAGCTGGCCTGCGCCGACATGATCGTGGTGAACAAATCCGACCTGCTGACCTCGACAGAGCTGAGCAGCACCATGGAGGCCCTGAAATCCGGCGCCCGCGCCTCGGTTCAGCTGGTGTCTTCGGCCATGGGCGCCCTGCCTGCCGATGTGCTGCTTGGCATGCAGACCGGGGCCGAGGCCGACATGGAGGCGCGGCACGAGGTCCATCATCATCACCACCACGACGACGACGCAGAGGACGATGATCACCACCACCATCATGACCACGATGATTTCGAAAGCTTCGTCGTCACCCGCCCCGAAATCACCGACCCCAAGGCGTTCTGCCTGCAGGTCGCCGAGGTCATCCGTGCCCACGACATCCTGCGACTGAAGGGCTTTGCCGCCGTCACCGGCAAGCCCATGCGCCTGACCATCCAGGCGGTCGGCCCACGCATCGACAGCTATTTCGACCAGCCCTTCGGCAGCACCCCGCGCGAAACCCGCCTGGTGGTGATCGGGCAGGCCGGCCTTGACCGCGCCGCCATCGAAAAGGCGCTGAGCGCATGA
- a CDS encoding DUF1636 family protein: MTTWITICDTCKTEGWDAETAQATDGESLADLLEPLASARGVRTRRVSCLMGCNQGCNVAIQGAGKLCYTLGRFLPEPEAAEAIADYALLHQQSASGQVPYRDWPQGVKGHFVTRHPPLPDAEANAEADKT, encoded by the coding sequence ATGACGACCTGGATCACCATCTGCGACACCTGCAAGACCGAAGGATGGGATGCCGAAACCGCGCAGGCCACGGACGGCGAATCGCTGGCCGATCTGCTGGAACCGCTGGCCTCGGCGCGCGGGGTCCGCACCCGGCGCGTCTCCTGCCTGATGGGCTGCAACCAGGGCTGCAACGTGGCGATTCAGGGAGCCGGGAAACTGTGCTACACGCTTGGGCGGTTCCTGCCTGAACCCGAAGCCGCCGAGGCCATCGCCGACTACGCCCTGCTGCACCAGCAAAGCGCCAGCGGGCAGGTCCCCTACCGCGACTGGCCGCAGGGGGTCAAAGGCCATTTCGTCACCCGCCATCCGCCGCTGCCCGACGCCGAAGCCAATGCCGAAGCCGACAAGACATGA
- a CDS encoding DUF1636 family protein, which translates to MRPEKGDAVISVCANCEGGVALYEALGALVGDEPLRLVPCMNACAQGGALAIREPGREAYLFGGVSAAMAPDLVTFLRLYRAAPKGRIEDARPMGALRHCLIGRIPA; encoded by the coding sequence ATGAGGCCTGAAAAGGGGGATGCCGTGATTTCCGTATGTGCGAATTGCGAGGGCGGTGTGGCATTGTACGAGGCGCTTGGGGCGCTGGTCGGGGACGAACCCCTGCGGCTGGTGCCCTGCATGAACGCCTGCGCCCAAGGCGGTGCGCTGGCGATCCGCGAACCGGGGCGCGAGGCCTACCTGTTCGGCGGGGTCAGCGCGGCAATGGCGCCGGATCTTGTCACATTTCTGCGGCTTTACCGCGCCGCGCCGAAGGGCCGGATCGAGGACGCCCGTCCGATGGGCGCGTTGCGCCATTGCCTGATCGGCCGGATCCCGGCGTGA
- a CDS encoding CbtB domain-containing protein, with protein MTTQVQQTTTVGAKNTSSLLAPVAAILIGASVVMIAGFSHAETLHDAAHDVRHATGFPCH; from the coding sequence ATGACGACCCAGGTCCAGCAGACGACAACCGTCGGCGCCAAGAATACTTCCAGCCTCCTGGCGCCGGTAGCAGCCATCCTCATTGGCGCTTCCGTGGTCATGATCGCCGGCTTCTCGCATGCGGAAACGCTGCATGACGCGGCCCATGACGTGCGTCACGCAACCGGCTTTCCCTGCCACTAA